The Drosophila teissieri strain GT53w chromosome X, Prin_Dtei_1.1, whole genome shotgun sequence genome has a segment encoding these proteins:
- the LOC122623998 gene encoding dormancy-associated protein 2-like — protein MRSWQHVAFWLLVLTSCVSVTTPSLLALKRKLLFGSRGGGNGYNGNSGGYHSGGYNERNGYHRASEGGGYINGGDSTIRLFVDYPAYSGYHGVGGGNNGGGGGYHEGAPHQVGGGWGDGHSYAISSASSWASGGGGTGAYASANAYAGSW, from the coding sequence ATGAGGAGTTGGCAGCATGTTGCCTTCTGGCTTCTTGTATTAACCAGCTGCGTGAGCGTCACCACTCCAAGTTTACTCGCCTTAAAAAGAAAGCTGCTTTTCGGAAGTAGAGGTGGAGGGAACGGCTACAACGGCAACAGTGGGGGATATCATAGTGGCGGCTACAATGAGAGAAATGGATACCACAGAGCATCAGAGGGTGGTGGTTATATCAACGGAGGAGACAGCACCATAAGACTCTTTGTCGATTACCCAGCCTATAGCGGTTACCACGGAGTAGGTGGTGGTAACaacggaggaggaggtgggtACCATGAAGGCGCACCCCATCAGGTTGGGGGCGGTTGGGGGGACGGTCATTCGTACGCCATCAGCAGTGCTAGTAGTTGGGCATCCGGAGGAGGTGGTACTGGCGCATATGCCTCTGCTAATGCTTACGCAGGAAGTTGGtaa
- the LOC122623688 gene encoding loricrin: MKAFVCLLLIGAASVTAKPKPGGGGGWSSGGGGGGWSSGGGGGGGGHGGGGDVQIIKVITESGSSGGGGGGGGWSSGGGSGAGGGWSSGGGGGGWSSGGGGGSGGDVKLIKIISLGGGGGGGGGHGGGGGGGGGWSSGGGGGGGWSSGGGGGHGSSGGGGTKVIKIIKLSSGGGGGGHGGGGGGHGGGGGGGWQPAGGWA; this comes from the exons A GCCTTTGTGTGCCTCCTGCTCATCGGAGCGGCCAGTGTGACGGCTAAGCCTAAGcccggcggaggaggtggctGGTCctctggaggaggtggaggcggtTGGTCATCAggaggtggtggcggtggtggtggtcatgGAGGCGGAGGAGACGTGCAAATCATTAAAGTGATTACGGAGAGTGGATCTTCtggaggcggcggaggaggaggtggctgGTCCTCAGGAGGAGGCAGCGGGGCCGGAGGGGGATGGTCTTCTggaggtggcggcggtggctggTCCTCAGGGGGAGGCGGCGGAAGCGGAGGCGATGTTAAACTCATCAAAATCATAAGtctcggcggcggcggaggaggtggaggaggacatggtggtggtggaggaggaggaggaggctggtcttctggaggaggaggaggtggcggtTGGTCATCAGGCGGAGGTGGTGGTCACGGAAGCAGCGGAGGTGGCGGCACCAAGGTCATAAAAATCATCAAACTGAGCtctggcggcggcggcggcggccatggaggtggcggcggcggccatggaggcggcggtggcggcggttGGCAGCCAGCTGGAGGTTGGGCCTAA